The nucleotide sequence TCTTACACCAGCAGAAAAACAGGAGTACTTTATAAAGTTCAATGTGGATGGGCTCTTAAGGGGAGATTATCAGTCACGTATGAACGGCTATGCAGTAGGCCGTCAAAATGGCTGGCTTTCAGCCAATGATATAAGGGAACTGGAAGATTTAAATCGTATCCCTGAGGAACTGGGAGGAGATCTATATCTAATCAATGGCAATATGACAAAGCTAGAAGATGCTGGGGCATTTGCTAAGAAAACAAATGGAGAGGAGGCATAACTTTGAAGAGAAAATTTTGGAACTGGGCCAGCTCTGATGAAGGCAGGACCCTTTATTTAGATGGAGCCATTGCCGAGGAAACTTGGTTTGGCGACGAGGTGACCCCAAAGCAGTTTAAGACAGAGCTTTTAAGCGAGGATGGGGATGTTATCATTTGGATCAACAGTCCAGGGGGTGACGTTTTTGCAGCAAGTCAAATCTACAACATGCTCATGGACTATAAAGGGAAAGTCACAGTAAAAATTGATGGCATTGCGGCCAGTGCAGCTTCGGTGATTGCAATGGCAGGTGAAGAAGTACTGATTTCGCCAACGGGACTTATGATGATTCATAATCCAATGACCATGGCTTTTGGCGATACAGAAGAAATGGAAAAAGCAATAGCCATGCTTAGCGAAGTGAAAGAGAGCATTATCAATGCCTACGAGCTAAAAACAGGCCTATCAAGAGCAAAACTTTCACATCTTATGGATGCAGAAACTTGGTTCAATGCTAAAAAGGCAGTAGAGCTTGGCTTTGCGGACGGGATTTTATTCTCGGGCTCCAGGTCAGATATGTTAAGCAGCGAGGGCGTATCTTTCAGCAACATTGCAGTCATTAACTCGCTTATAGACAAACTTCCAAAAAAGGAAACAAAACAGGTGCTGGACATTTCACAATTTTACAAGAGACTTGATCTCTTAAAATAAGGAGGCAAACACAATGAATAGAATTTTAGAACTTCGTGAAAAAAGAGCAAAGGTATGGGAGGACGCAAAAGCCTTTCTTGATTCCAAAAGAGGAAAAGATGGCCTGATTTCTCCGGAAGACGCAGCAGTTTATGAAAAAATGGAGGATGAAGTGGTTAATCTTGGCAGGGAAATTGACCGTTTGGAAAGACAAGCAGCTATTGATTTAGAGCTTTCCAAGGCTGTAAACTCTCCACTTACCACAAGACCACATGGTGCAGATAAATCCAAAACAGGCAGGGCCAGTGATGAATATAAGGATGCCTTTTGGAGAGCTATGAGAAACAAACACAGCTTTGATGTGCAAAATGCACTTCAATTGGGAACAGATTCAGAAGGTGGCTACTTGGTGCCGGATGAATTCGAAAGGACACTTGTACAGGCCCTTGAAGAAGAGAACATCTTTAGAACTCTGGCAAAAGTAATTACCACATCATCAGGGGATAGAAAAATTCCTGTTGTTGCATCAAAGGGAACTGCCTCATGGGTA is from Clostridium thermarum and encodes:
- a CDS encoding head maturation protease, ClpP-related, yielding MKRKFWNWASSDEGRTLYLDGAIAEETWFGDEVTPKQFKTELLSEDGDVIIWINSPGGDVFAASQIYNMLMDYKGKVTVKIDGIAASAASVIAMAGEEVLISPTGLMMIHNPMTMAFGDTEEMEKAIAMLSEVKESIINAYELKTGLSRAKLSHLMDAETWFNAKKAVELGFADGILFSGSRSDMLSSEGVSFSNIAVINSLIDKLPKKETKQVLDISQFYKRLDLLK